The following nucleotide sequence is from Salvia splendens isolate huo1 chromosome 2, SspV2, whole genome shotgun sequence.
TGATGGGGGTGCCTGGTGCATGTATGGTGGCGGAGGTCCACCAGTTTGGGCATGTGAGGGTGGCTGTTGCATGTACGAGGACTGAGTTCCAGATGTAGGGGCTGAAGGATTTTGTGGGACCGGACTAAAACTTGCAGGTATGACTGGTCGTGGACCAAACAATGTGGGCACGTTTGAGTGATTTAAGGGCGAGGAAGATACCTGGCCAGTGTTATTGAGAAATGCTGCAGAAGCATTTGAAGGGTTGACAAATCCAGAGTGCCGATAAGTTGGAGCTTGAGTTGGACCTACAGGAAACCAGGTTTGAGGATATTGTGGAAACTGGCCTTGAGGAAGTGGTAAAGAACCAGGAAATAGCTGAGGCGTTCCTTGGTTCGTCAGCACAGGTGTCACAGTAGAAGTCGGCATGCTCTGAGTTTGATTAGTGTTCGTATTATCAGCAAGAGCTACAGTTgatgttgttgaagaagacaccGGATTCATCTAGATACAAGACAATAATAGCATCAGCATAATGTCAGAAACTGTCAAATATGCTGTCTTCAGATTCAATAGTCAAGACATACCGAAACTGAGGTGATTAACAGTTCAATTAAAGCCACCGCAGAATCAACTTTCTCATGTGTGTCTGCTGCTATGTTTACATACATATCTTCATAAGCATTGTCTATTTCTTTTTCATCAGAAGTAATTTCAACCTACAGCAGTACAGTTAAAAATATGAGAAAGTGTAAAATTTGTGCTTAGGGGAGAATATATACTGAAAGCATGGTAGACAAAGTCTCTGTCTCTAGTCTATTACCGGTCCCCCTGTATCCGCCTTTGTGCCATAAACTTGAATTTTGGTTCCTGTTTCCTGGTTTATCGTTCCACAGCAAGAAAACAGTTTGTTACATAGGCTGGATCTTGTGACACTAGTTAACATGTGTATATATCCCATAGCATAACATAAAGAGGAACGAAGAGTACATACCTTCTCCAGTCGCTTTTGAGTATCACTTAATGGACCAAATACTAAACCAATGAAATTGTAACTAGGATGTTCTTTTATCTGCAGACAGATTTATATGGGGCATTATTAAGAAGTTATATAACTTCATTTCTTATTCATAATCACAGAGAAATTGCAAAAATATGATTGCAAAGGAAAATTATTAAAGATCAGCAAACCACCCATCTTCCGACCTCTGCTCCAAATAGGATTCTTTTGCTAAGCCcttgctttattaattgttttaagatGCTAAAAATtatgagttaattttttttccgaTTAAAGTTACATAAACACATATAACTAGATGTTTTTCCCTCAATAACCAATTAGAGGAAAGATAGCACTTCAGAGGTAGTGTTAGCCTTCAAATGTACcaaaaaaaaaccataaataaCAAAAAGAAGTAAACTACGTGTATAGATTTTACACTCACGGGAATTGTAACTTTTGCCTCTTTCAGCAGAGGTTTGTAATCGGTAGGAGGCTTGAATGCTGGATTTAATTTTAGTATTTCACCTGGAAACATAATATGTAAAATATAGAAATGGAAGTTAAAAAGAGACTACAATGGAGTAACAGCACCTATTCATGTCCATTTCTTCTTCATACCTATGATTTCACGCTTTTCAAATTCCAGCTGTTCCAATTCCTGTCATACATTTCTGACCGTGTAAGTATCATGAAAGCTAAGGAATAAGAGTAAAGCAAGGCAGCTTTGGAAATCAACTACCTCACGGCTAAGCTGATGATCTGATGTTTTCCAATGGTGAGATTCTGATGTAGCAAATGAATCTTCACTATGCTCAAGTTCCAGCACCCCAAAAGTCAGTAATTGAGATATTTGATCAATCCGAGTCTGTCCAAAATTTGTACCGCCGCAAAGGCAGAGCAATATTATCACTTAGAGACACCTGGCTGTGAAGTTGATGCAAGCCACTCACAAAAAAGACACTGACATTTTTGCACCCAGTGTGGAAAGGAACTTCTTAAATTGAAAAGATCAATTAACTCCCCATATTTTGGGGCATTTCAATAGTCCCTCCAACCTAAGCGCCTAAGCTATTCACATTAATCCCACTTACTAAGAACTCCGGAAAAATCAGAATCAGGACTCAAGAAATATAACGAGAAGATGCATAAATTAAGTTGTGCACAAATCTTTGACGAGAAGTAGTGAAGTACTGAAAAGTTATCTAACATGGAAGGAGATTCTACATACCTGATATGCCAAGGCTCTCCCTTTCCTGACAGTGGTATCCATGGTTAGATCAGGCCCCCATTTGGTTTTCCTCTGCACCTTCTTAGTAGCATCCTCATTGATCATATCAGCATCTCTCTTTTTAGATCCTCTAAACACAGGAACCAATGAACCTGATAGCTTGTTTTTTGGAATAACAAATCCTGATCTTTTTGCAAACATAGACGTCTTTGGGCCGCTTGTCGATGCAGTGGGTGGAGGAGCTGTTACAGTCGTCTGAATATCCGTAGAAGCAGGCCCAACCTCTGTGACCATTTTTCTCTGCGAGCATGCCTCAACCATCAGTCAAAAATCATGTGTAAAAGGAATTGGTACATGTTTTTGTAAACTATCTTTACAAATTGGGACTGCAATCCAACTATTGACTAATAACAAGGAGGGCAGTGATGTTAATGTCACAGTTAAACTCCAACACTGAACTGCTTCAAAAATacatcaacacattcatcaaaAATTGAAAGACAAACTCAAGTTGTCCGTTATTTCCATTTACACCCAATCCATTGAAAATCCGTGCAATGCCACTTAAAGTTACAGAAAGTGTAAGTAGTCTGTGTAAACGTGCTATAATCAAATGCTAAGATACTCCCCGAGGAAACACTGGCATCCCAAacaaaaattcctaaaacaCCTACTGCTCtgtattttttcaaataattgaaTCCAAATGAGCAGTTAACAAAAATACGTGAAAAGGGCGAAATAGTGATAGTTCAATCAAGACATGAATCCCTCGAATTCAGATTAACAAATACTCCtactttctttctcaattacttCAAACCCGATCAAAAAAGAAAACCCTCACTCGTTTCCAATCTCTGTGCTCATTTCTCCACCAAAATCATTCCGAAAAAAGAAACAGATAAATATAACAAGTTCAGTAAACATTGAATCTAGGTATTCACGTATCCATACCTGCAGAAGCGTGATTGGCAGCCAGAGGCGTTTAggaatattgtgtataattgcAATGAGGGAGGAATTTGGGGAAAATTGGATATCAGCTCACAAGGGTTCAGTGTAAAAGAGAGTGAATATTTGCTTTGTTTTGGGGTTTTAGGGATTATTCTACCTTTTTTCTCTCgtgtttagttttatttttagtttttcccTCTTCAAAAAGTGCATTTGTTACCTTTGCAACTTTTGCTACCATCAAATCAGCTATCCTATTCCTCACCCACATATTTGCAGGGGATGGTTTGGataacaattttattttaagaattgtTGTCACTCTAGGGAATGATTTGTAGTATAACAATTTTATACTAGTAAAAATGTTATTTATTGAATCATTGTATATTTAGCATATGATTTGGATAACAAGTGTActctaataaaaaaatgttagcCATAAGAATG
It contains:
- the LOC121789297 gene encoding splicing factor 1-like, with the translated sequence MVTEVGPASTDIQTTVTAPPPTASTSGPKTSMFAKRSGFVIPKNKLSGSLVPVFRGSKKRDADMINEDATKKVQRKTKWGPDLTMDTTVRKGRALAYQTRIDQISQLLTFGVLELEHSEDSFATSESHHWKTSDHQLSREELEQLEFEKREIIGEILKLNPAFKPPTDYKPLLKEAKVTIPIKEHPSYNFIGLVFGPLSDTQKRLEKETGTKIQVYGTKADTGGPVEITSDEKEIDNAYEDMYVNIAADTHEKVDSAVALIELLITSVSMNPVSSSTTSTVALADNTNTNQTQSMPTSTVTPVLTNQGTPQLFPGSLPLPQGQFPQYPQTWFPVGPTQAPTYRHSGFVNPSNASAAFLNNTGQVSSSPLNHSNVPTLFGPRPVIPASFSPVPQNPSAPTSGTQSSYMQQPPSHAQTGGPPPPYMHQAPPSTGWPGPPHNLPLTSRPPFSGSESSRWLPSQVSTSASQGPANIMQGPPVNHPNDMISPLSTGAQSSRPVANQQSLGFSPMLPSAGPESTPSSMGSLQPAMPQMTMRPPPSNAVPGSAPMPFPTQPSGSLPQPGMLNSYPGNAANIDSIRPVPGTIPRPQQPSSGDFTFQPHRPPSAVSQGWQTNQSVPQNIRHPVQAGQTSLPPHSPHMRPMLNNMNLSPMHGFPRPLASHQMNQPRPHTPTNFAGNSTVPIPPRHQMMPGHNAGVPNMPPRNFAPHPINNTLGPFPPRLENHLARPPRFPTPHQHFGNPPRRPFPSHQVYDPFVPTAAPFNSQMGSNAARIPSESDPEYEDLMASVGVK